CGCAACTGCTCGCGGCGGCGATGCGTACGGTCAGCCAGCGGTTGGAGGGCGCGTTCACCCTGCTCGCGGTCGACGCCGCGATTCCCGGCGCGGTGGTCGGCGCGCGGCGCAACTCGCCCCTGGTGGTGGGTCGGGGCGATGGGGAGAACTACCTGGCCAGCGACGTCTCCGCGTTCATCGAGCACACCCGTGAGGCGGTCGAACTTGGTCAGGACCAGGTGGTTCTGATCACGGCGGAGAGCATCGAGATCACCGACTTCGACGGCACCCCGGCGATCGGCAAGAACTTCCACATCGACTGGGACGCCTCGGCCGCCGAGAAGGGCGGCTACGACTACTTCATGCTCAAGGAGATCGCCGAGCAGCCGCAGGCGGTCGCCGACACGCTGCTCGGCCGGCTCACCGAGGGCGGCGAGATCATGCTCGACGAGGTCCGCCTGACCGACCAGGACCTCCGGGACGTGGACAAGATCTTCATCGTCGCCTGCGGTACGGCGTACCACGCGGGGCTGGTGGCGAAGTACGCGATCGAGCACTGGACCCGGATTCCGTGCGAGGTCGAGTTGGCCAGCGAGTTCCGCTACCGCGATCCGGTGCTCGACCGGTCCACGCTGGTGGTGGCGATCTCGCAGTCGGGCGAGACGATGGACACCCTGATGGCGCTCCGGCACGCCAAGGAGCAGAAGGCCCGGGTCCTGGCCATCTGCAACACCAACGGCTCCACCATCCCGCGTGAGTCCGACGCGGTGCTCTACACCCACAGCGGGCCGGAGATCGCGGTCGCGTCCACCAAGGCGTTCCTGACCCAGTTGGTGGCCTGTTACCTGATCGGGCTGCACCTGGCCCAGGTCCGTGGGGTCAAGTACGCCGACGAGGTCGGTGCGGTGGTGGCCCAGCTCCAGGAGATGCCGGGCAAGCTGCGGGACCTGCTCGCCGACATCGAGCCCGTACGTGAGCTGGCGCGGGACCTGAAGTCCGCGCCGACGGTGCTCTTCATCGGACGCCACGTCGGCTACCCGGTGGCGCTGGAAGGCGCACTGAAGCTGAAGGAACTGGCGTACATGCACGCCGAGGGCTTCGCCGCCGGTGAGCTCAAGCACGGCCCGATCGCCCTGATCGACCAGGGCACGCCAGTGGTCTGCGTGGTGCCCTCCCCGGCCGGTCGCGGCATGCTGCACGACAAGATCGTGTCGAACATCCAGGAGGTACGGGCCCGTGGTGCCCGGACCATCGTGATCGCCGAGGAGGGCGACACCGCCGTCCTGCCCTATGCCGACCACCTGATCACGGTGCCGCGTACGCCGACCCTGCTCGCCCCGCTGGTCACCACGGTCCCGTTGCAGGTGCTCGCCTGCGAGATCGCGGCAGCCCGGGGGCACGACGTCGACCAGCCGCGCAACCTGGCCAAGTCGGTCACCGTCGAGTGAGCCGGCGCGACCCGGTCTGAACTGTCCCGGACCGGCTCCCGGCGCTCGTGCCCGGGGTGGACCGCCCACGCGGACCGCCCACGTGTTCGGTACGGGCGCCGGGCCGGTGCGGAACACGGAACACCTAACGGGCCCGACCGTCGAGGGTGATCCGGGCGATCGAGTCCAGCGCCGGGTTGCCGGCGTTCCAGTAGCCGGTGTGACCGTCCGTCCCCGCGCCGAACACCCGGGCACCGAAGTCGGCTCCGCTCGGGTCGGCGCCGAACCAGAGGTCCTCGGCCGGACGGCCCCACGCGATCATCGCGCCAACGCCGGGCAGTACGCCGCTGACGGCGAGGCGCCCGAGCAACTCGACCGGACCCGCGGCGTGCCGAATCACGTCGTCACCCGCGGTGCCGGCCCAGACCCGGTCCGGCGGCAGGTGCAGATCGGCGGCCCGGTCGACGCCGACGCCGGGCGAGCCGATGAATACCACCTGGTCGGCCGCGATGCCGTGATCGCGTGCCGTCGTCCCGACCACCAGCGACCCATAGCTGTGGCCGAGCACGGTCTGCCGGGCCGGCGGCCCTTCGTGGGTGGCGCGCAGCCCCTCCTGGAAGCTGTGCAGGGCCGGCCCGGCGTCGTGGGCCTGCCGGGGGTGGAGCGCCTGGTCGAGGAAGTCCGGTGCGTCGTAGTCGAGCCAGAGCACCACGGCGGTCCGTTCGGTCGGTGCCAGGTCGGCGCAGCGGGCCGCCATCAGCTCGGCCCGGCCCAGTTCCCCGGCGATGGTGGGCAGGTCGGTGGTCATTCCCGGCACGTACGTCAGCACGTTCTCCGCCTGGTCGGGGTCGCCGAGCGCGACGACCGCGCGCCCGTCGCCGGCCGGGTCCAGGCCGAGCAGGTAGGCACGGGGACCGGTGTCGGCGACGAGCCGGTCACCGAGCACGTCGAACCCGGCGAGCGTCCGTTCGATCCGGGCGAGTTCGACCGCCACCGCCGGGGTGATCCGGCCGCTCAGCAGGGCGGAGCGTTCGGCCAGCAGCGTCCCCCGCTGGCGTTCGAGCAACAGCCGGTTCGCCTGGTCCCGATCGCCCACCGGCACCCCGTCCAGACGTCCGACCAGGGCCGGCTCGTGCGCCACCAGCCACCGCCGCTGCGCCGGGGTGAGCCCGGCCCACCAACGTCGCACCACCGCCGGATCGCTGCCCGGTGGCGGAGGGCCGGCCGGCGGCGCGGTGGCCCAGCCGGCGCCCGCCCCGGCGGCCAGGTCGGCCAGCCGCCGGGCCGCCTCGCGGTCCGCCGTCGTCGCCAGTTCCAGTGCCGCCGCTATCCCGGCCGCGATCTCCGGCACGGCCGCCGGCTCCGGCCCGCCCGGCTGCCGCGTCGCGGTCGGGTCGCGGCGGTCCGGCTGCGCCGCCGGGTCCGCTGACGCCACGCCACGCCGGTCCACCCGTACGCCCCGGCTGGCGGCGTCGCGGACGGTCGCGTCCAGCATCGCCTTGGCGGTGCTGATCCGGGCCGCGTATTCGGTGAGGATCTGCTCGACCTCGATGAAGACCGGCCGGCTGCCGACGAGTTCGCTCGCGAGCCCGTGCAGCCGCCGGTCGGCCGCCTGTCCGGCCGGGCCGGCCCAGCCGGCACGCAGTTCGGCGGCGGTCCCGGTCACCTCGGCGACCCGTCGGTCGGTCAGTCCGGCCACACCCCGCCAGGTGGCACCGGCCGCCCGCCAGGCCGCCGGATCGGCCGACCAGAGCTGTGCGTACCCGATCACGGGTTCACCGTCCAGCGCTGAGCCGGGTCGCGGCCCGGTCGTCGGCGGCGTCGTAGCCGTCGGCGGCGGCACGCAGCCCGTCGGCGGTCTGCGCGGTCCGGCCGCCGATCTCCGCGAACCATTCGTGGACGGCCGACTCGAGCCCCGACAGGGCCGACGCGGCGGCCCATCCTGGCGCCGGAACCAGTAGCGCCGCCCCGGCCGCGCCGCCGGCCGGCCCGTGGCCGAGCCGGTATCCGGTGCCGACGAGGCGGTCGGCCGCCCCACGCAGCTCCCCGGTCCGCACCTGGACTAGATCGTCGTGCATGCCTGCCCCCAAACCGACGTCGATGCGACGGACGCTAGGCGGTGTCGTCGCTGCTCGGAAGCCCTGTGGACAACCGGGCGGGTACGTGCCCGCCGGTTGTCCACAGGGGTTGTCCGGCAAGAGGCCGGGAGCTAATCTGCGCGCCCAGGTGAGCCGGCTAGGGTGGGACGGTGATCGTCGCAGTCGGCATCGACGTGGTCCTCGTCGACCGGTTCACCCGTGCGCTGGCGCGTACGCCGCTCCTGGCCGACCGGTTGTTCACGGAGGCCGAGCGGTTCACCGGGTCCGGCAACCCACGCTCGCCGGAATCGCTCGCCGCCCGTTTCGCCGCGAAGGAGGCGGTGGCGAAGGCGCTCGGCGCCCCTGCCGGCCTGCACTGGCACGACTGCGAGGTGGTCGCCGACCCGGACGGCAGGCCCTGGCTGACCGTCTCCGGCACGGTCGCCGCCGTCGCCGCCGAACGCGGCGTCAACCGGTGGCACCTCTCGTTGTCACACGACGGTGGCATCGCGTCGGCGATGGTGGTGGCGGAGCGGTAGCTCCGGGCGGACCGCCGTACCTCCGAGAGATGGGGGTGGGGACGGCGCGACGGCCTTGCGCGGCGCGACGGCGAAAACGAGCGGAGGGTACGGCGATGAGCGGACGGGTGGGCCGGGCGCGACCGGCGCGGACCGGGCGGGTGACCAGGTGAAGCCGGCCTGGCGGGTGTCGGACGTACGACGGGCGGAGGCCGCCCTGATGGCGACCCTGCCACCGGGCACGCTGATGCAACGTGCCGCCGCCGGACTGGCCCGCCGGTGCGCGTTGCTCCTCGACGAGCGGGGCGGGGTGTACGGCGCCGCCGTGCTGCTGCTCGTCGGCTCCGGTGACAACGGCGGGGACGCGCTCTACGCCGGCGCCCGGCTCGCCGCGCGGGGAGCGGCGGTCCGGGCCCTGCTGCTCGACCCGGACCGGGCACACCATGGCGGACTCGCCGCGTTTCGGGCCGCCGGTGGTCGTACCGTCGAGAATCTGCCGGACCGGGCCGACCTCGTCCTGGACGGGATCGTCGGGATCGGGTCCAGCGGAGGGCTGCGCGAACGGGCCGCCCGACTGGTCGCCCGGCTCGCCGGGCTGCGCGGCCGGGCCGGGCGGCGGGCGGTGGTGGTCGCGGTGGACGTACCCAGCGGAGTCGAGGTGGACACCGGGCACGTGGCGCCCACGAACGACGGCAGCGGGGCGGTGACCGCCGACGTGACCGTCGCGTTCGGCGCGCTGAAACCGGCACTCGTGGTGGGGCCTGCGGCGGTCCGGGCCGGGCAGGTCGAGCTTGTCGACATCGGTCTGGAGCCGTGGCTGCGGGGCAGTCCGGCGCTGCACGTCACCGAGTGGTCGGACGTGTTCGACTGGTGGCCGTGGTCCGGTCCGGAGTCGGAGAAGTACAGCCGGGGCGTGGTCGGGGTGGCGACCGGTTCGGCGACGTACCCGGGCGCGGCGGTGCTCTCCGTCGGCGGTGCGCTGGCCGGGCCCACCGGTCTGGTCCGCTACGCCGGCAGCGCCCGCGAGGAGGTGCTGCGTCAGCATCCGTCGGTGATCGCCACCGGGCGGGTGGCCGACGCCGGCCGGGTACAGGCGTGGGTCTGCGGCTCCGGGCTCGGCACCGGGGAGTCGGCCGCCGCCGAGTTGCGCTGCGTACTCGCCGCGCCGGTGCCGGCGATCCTGGACGCCGACGCGTTGACCCTGCTGGTCGACGGGTCGATGGCGGAGCGGCTGCGGCAGCGGGACGCGCCGATCGTGATCACCCCGCACGATCGGGAGTTCGCCCGGCTCTGCGGGGAGACACCGGGCGAGGACCGGGTCGGCGCGGCGCTGCGGCTGGCCGCCTGGATGGACGCGGTGGTGCTACTCAAGGGCGACCGTACGGTGGTCGCCACCCCGGACGGCCGGGCGGTGGTCAATCCCACGGGTACCTCGGCACTCGCCACCGGAGGCACCGGTGACGTGCTCTCCGGCCTGCTCGGGTCGCTGCTCGCCGCGGGGCTGCCGGCGGACCGGGCCGCGATCATGGCCGCGTACCTGCATGGACTGGCCGGACGGGAGGCGGCCCGGCGGGGGCCGGTCACCGCGCCCGACGTGGTCACCGCGCTGCGGGAGGTGGTCCCGCGCTGAGCGGGCCCCGGGACCGCGCGGCGACCTGACCGGTGTTGCCGGCCGGTTGTCCGGTCCCCATCCTGATCCTCATCAGTAGTCTGGCCTCATGTGGCAGGCTGAACTGCGTGTCGATCTTGACGCTATCCGGGAGAACGTGTCCCGGCTGCGCGCCGGGACGGACGCCGAGTTGATGGCGGTGGTGAAGGGGGACGGGTACGGCCACGGCATGTTGCCGGCGGCGTACGCGGCGCTGGACGCCGGAGCCGACTGGCTCGGTGTCTGCACCCTGGACGAGGCGCTGACCCTACGTCGGTCCGGGATCACCGCGCCGGTGCTGGCCTGGTTGCTTCCGCCCGGGGTGCCGCTGCACGAGGGGCTGGTGGCCGGTGTCGACCTCGGCGCGGCCAGCCTGGACCAGCTCGGCGAGATGATCACCGCGAGCCGGTTCGCCGGGCGCCCGGCCCGGGTCCATGTCAAGATCGACACGGGCCTCTCCCGGGGTGGTGCGACCATCGACGACTGGCCGGCGCTGATCGAGGCGGCGGCCAAGGCCGAGGCCGACGGGTTGATCGAGGTCGTCGGGGTGTGGAGTCACTTCGTCCACGCCGACGCCCCCGGCCACCCCACGGTCGACCGGCAACTCGCCGTCTTCCACGAGGCGCTCGCCCTCGCCGAGCGGGTCGGGATCCGCCCCCGCTACCGGCACCTGGCCAACTCCGCCGCCACCCTCACCCGCCGGGACACCCACTTCGACCTGGTCCGGCCCGGCGTCTCCGTCTACGGCCTCTCGCCGATCGCCGGCGAGCAGTACGGGCTCCGCCCGGCGATGACC
The Micromonospora pisi DNA segment above includes these coding regions:
- the glmS gene encoding glutamine--fructose-6-phosphate transaminase (isomerizing); the protein is MCGIVGYVGARPALNIVLDGLRRLEYRGYDSAGVAIVCDDELLTEKKAGKLANLEKTLAERVSADPDGCPAPKLGIGDGTTGIGHTRWATHGGPTDRNAHPHQSRDGRVAVIHNGIIENFAKLRAELEADGVEFDSDTDTECAAHLLAAALAELRAAGEPDGPQLLAAAMRTVSQRLEGAFTLLAVDAAIPGAVVGARRNSPLVVGRGDGENYLASDVSAFIEHTREAVELGQDQVVLITAESIEITDFDGTPAIGKNFHIDWDASAAEKGGYDYFMLKEIAEQPQAVADTLLGRLTEGGEIMLDEVRLTDQDLRDVDKIFIVACGTAYHAGLVAKYAIEHWTRIPCEVELASEFRYRDPVLDRSTLVVAISQSGETMDTLMALRHAKEQKARVLAICNTNGSTIPRESDAVLYTHSGPEIAVASTKAFLTQLVACYLIGLHLAQVRGVKYADEVGAVVAQLQEMPGKLRDLLADIEPVRELARDLKSAPTVLFIGRHVGYPVALEGALKLKELAYMHAEGFAAGELKHGPIALIDQGTPVVCVVPSPAGRGMLHDKIVSNIQEVRARGARTIVIAEEGDTAVLPYADHLITVPRTPTLLAPLVTTVPLQVLACEIAAARGHDVDQPRNLAKSVTVE
- a CDS encoding holo-ACP synthase, which gives rise to MIVAVGIDVVLVDRFTRALARTPLLADRLFTEAERFTGSGNPRSPESLAARFAAKEAVAKALGAPAGLHWHDCEVVADPDGRPWLTVSGTVAAVAAERGVNRWHLSLSHDGGIASAMVVAER
- a CDS encoding alpha/beta hydrolase, translated to MIGYAQLWSADPAAWRAAGATWRGVAGLTDRRVAEVTGTAAELRAGWAGPAGQAADRRLHGLASELVGSRPVFIEVEQILTEYAARISTAKAMLDATVRDAASRGVRVDRRGVASADPAAQPDRRDPTATRQPGGPEPAAVPEIAAGIAAALELATTADREAARRLADLAAGAGAGWATAPPAGPPPPGSDPAVVRRWWAGLTPAQRRWLVAHEPALVGRLDGVPVGDRDQANRLLLERQRGTLLAERSALLSGRITPAVAVELARIERTLAGFDVLGDRLVADTGPRAYLLGLDPAGDGRAVVALGDPDQAENVLTYVPGMTTDLPTIAGELGRAELMAARCADLAPTERTAVVLWLDYDAPDFLDQALHPRQAHDAGPALHSFQEGLRATHEGPPARQTVLGHSYGSLVVGTTARDHGIAADQVVFIGSPGVGVDRAADLHLPPDRVWAGTAGDDVIRHAAGPVELLGRLAVSGVLPGVGAMIAWGRPAEDLWFGADPSGADFGARVFGAGTDGHTGYWNAGNPALDSIARITLDGRAR
- a CDS encoding type VII secretion target; the encoded protein is MHDDLVQVRTGELRGAADRLVGTGYRLGHGPAGGAAGAALLVPAPGWAAASALSGLESAVHEWFAEIGGRTAQTADGLRAAADGYDAADDRAATRLSAGR
- a CDS encoding NAD(P)H-hydrate dehydratase yields the protein MKPAWRVSDVRRAEAALMATLPPGTLMQRAAAGLARRCALLLDERGGVYGAAVLLLVGSGDNGGDALYAGARLAARGAAVRALLLDPDRAHHGGLAAFRAAGGRTVENLPDRADLVLDGIVGIGSSGGLRERAARLVARLAGLRGRAGRRAVVVAVDVPSGVEVDTGHVAPTNDGSGAVTADVTVAFGALKPALVVGPAAVRAGQVELVDIGLEPWLRGSPALHVTEWSDVFDWWPWSGPESEKYSRGVVGVATGSATYPGAAVLSVGGALAGPTGLVRYAGSAREEVLRQHPSVIATGRVADAGRVQAWVCGSGLGTGESAAAELRCVLAAPVPAILDADALTLLVDGSMAERLRQRDAPIVITPHDREFARLCGETPGEDRVGAALRLAAWMDAVVLLKGDRTVVATPDGRAVVNPTGTSALATGGTGDVLSGLLGSLLAAGLPADRAAIMAAYLHGLAGREAARRGPVTAPDVVTALREVVPR